A genome region from Nycticebus coucang isolate mNycCou1 chromosome 22, mNycCou1.pri, whole genome shotgun sequence includes the following:
- the LOC128575006 gene encoding LOW QUALITY PROTEIN: heterogeneous nuclear ribonucleoprotein K-like (The sequence of the model RefSeq protein was modified relative to this genomic sequence to represent the inferred CDS: substituted 2 bases at 2 genomic stop codons), which translates to METEQPEETFPNTETSGEFGKRPAEDMEEEQAFKRSRNTDEMVELHILLQSKNSGAVIGKGGKNIKALHTDYNASVSVPDRSGPERILSISADIETIGEILKKIIPTLEEGLQLPSPTATSQLLLKSDAVECLNYQHYKGSDFDCELRLLIHQSLAGGIIGVKGAKIKELXENTQTTIKLFQECCPHSIDRVILIGGKPDRVVECIKIILDLISESPIKGCAQPYDPNFYDETYDYGGFTMMFDDHRGWPVGFPMRGRSGFDRMPPGRGGRPMPPSRRDYDDMSPHRGPPPPPPGRGGRGGSRARNLPLPPPPPPRGGDLMAYDRRGRPGDRYDRMVGFSADETWDSAIDTWSPSEWQMAYEPQGGSGYDYSYAGGRGSYGDLGGPIITTQVTIPKDLAGSIIGKGGQRIKQICHELGASIKIDEPLEGSEDRIITITGTQDQIQNAXYLLQNSVKQYADVEGF; encoded by the coding sequence atggaaaccgAACAGCCAGAGGAAACCTTCCCCAACACTGAAACCAGTGGTGAATTTGGTAAGCGTCCTGCAGAAGATATGGAAGAAGAACAAGCATTTAAAAGGTCTAGAAACACTGACGAGATGGTTGAATTACACATTCTGCTTCAGAGCAAGAATTCTGGGGCAGTGATTGGAAAAGGAGGCAAGAATATTAAGGCTCTCCATACTGACTACAATGCCAGTGTTTCAGTCCCAGACAGGAGTGGCCCCGAGCGCATATTGAGTATCAGTGCTGATATTGAAACAATTGGAGAAATTCTGAAGAAAATCATCCCTACCTTGGAAGAGGGCCTGCAGTTGCCATCACCCACTGCAACCAGCCAGCTCCTGCTCAAATCTGATgctgtggaatgcttaaattacCAGCACTATAAAGGAAGTGACTTTGACTGCGAGTTGAGACTGTTGATTCATCAGAGTCTGGCAGGAGGAATTATTGGGGTGAAAGGTGCTAAAATCAAAGAACTTTGAGAGAACACTCAAACAACAATCAAGCTGTTCCAGGAATGCTGTCCTCATTCCATTGACAGAGTCATTCTTATTGGAGGAAAACCTGATAGGGTTGTAGAGTGCATAAAGATCATCCTTGATCTTATATCTGAGTCTCCCATCAAAGGATGTGCACAGCCTTATGATCCCAATTTTTATGATGAAACCTATGACTATGGTGGTTTTACAATGATGTTTGATGACCACCGTGGATGGCCTGTGGGATTCCCAATGCGAGGAAGAAGTGGTTTTGACAGAATGCCTCCTGGTCGGGGTGGGCGTCCCATGCCTCCATCCAGAAGAGATTATGATGACATGAGCCCTCATAGAGGACCACCTCCCCCTCCACCTGGACGAGGTGGCCGGGGTGGTAGCAGAGCTCGGAatctccctcttcctccaccaccaccacctagaGGAGGAGATCTAATGGCCTATGACAGAAGAGGAAGACCTGGAGATCGTTACGATAGAATGGTTGGTTTCAGTGCCGATGAAACTTGGGATTCTGCAATAGATACATGGAGCCCATCAGAATGGCAGATGGCTTATGAACCACAGGGTGGCTCCGGATATGATTATTCCTATGCAGGGGGTCGTGGCTCATATGGTGATCTTGGTGGACCTATTATTACTACACAAGTAACTATTCCCAAAGATTTGGCTGGATCTATTATTGGCAAAGGTGGTCAGCGGATTAAACAAATCTGTCATGAGTTGGGAGCTTCCATCAAAATCGATGAGCCTTTAGAAGGATCTGAAGATCGGATCATTACCATTACAGGAACACAGGATCAGATACAGAATGCATAGTATTTACTGCAGAACAGTGTGAAGCAGTATGCAGATGTTGAAGGATTCtaa